One segment of Cyprinus carpio isolate SPL01 chromosome B20, ASM1834038v1, whole genome shotgun sequence DNA contains the following:
- the LOC122140973 gene encoding trace amine-associated receptor 4-like, with product MISKKMISVSGADVMTSNETQTENILLCYPFQSDSCPKLHRLTVVKVAMYVFMVLMILTTVFGNLLIIISISHFKQLQSPTHLIVRSLAASDCLLGSLVMPYSMVRSVEGCWYLGDFLCKVHSSLDMTFCISSLLHLSLISVDRYWAICDPLRYKMRVTNNTVTVFTTFIWLISFLYSFTVVFSGISAVGLEMLILQTYCVGNCVVFSNKQWGLICPIFTFFLPGMIMSSLYMKIFHVARKHAKVMSERVTGGLKSQSSAHRERKAAKTLAIVIGVYLFCWLPYFTTAALDPFFNFWTPVVVFDALFWFAYFNSTCNPLIYGFFYPCFQKAFKILISTYICGIKHSNTLIFKRILLSHLFQASQ from the coding sequence ATGATTTCAAAGAAAATGATCTCAGTATCTGGAGCAGACGTCATGACTTCAAATGAAACTCAGACTGAGAACATCCTTCTCTGCTATCCATTCCAGTCGGACTCCTGTCCAAAACTGCATCGTCTTACTGTTGTTAAAGTGGCAATGTATGTTTTCATGGTGCTGATGATCCTCACAACAGTTTTTGGGAACCTGCTgatcatcatctccatctctcacttcaaaCAGCTTCAGTCTCCAACTCATCTGATCGTTCGCTCTCTAGCTGCCAGTGACTGTCTGCTGGGCTCTTTGGTCATGCCGTACAGCATGGTGCGATCTGTTGAAGGCTGCTGGTATCTGGGAGATTTTTTGTGTAAAGTTCATTCTAGTTTGGACATGACCTTTTGTATCTCTTCCTTACTGCATCTCAGTTTAATATCTGTTGACAGGTACTGGGCCATTTGTGACCCTCTGAGGTACAAAATGAGGGTCACAAACAACACTGTGACTGTTTTTACTACCTTCATATGGCTGATTTCATTTCTCTACAGTTTTACTGTTGTGTTTTCAGGGATAAGTGCAGTTGGATTGGAGATGCTTATATTGCAGACTTATTGTGTGggaaattgtgttgtgttttctaaCAAGCAGTGGGGTCTTATATGTccaattttcacatttttccttCCTGGGATGATCATGAGCTCTCTGTATATGAAAATCTTCCATGTTGCACGAAAACATGCAAAGGTTATGTCAGAAAGAGTGACTGGAGGGTTGAAGAGCCAAAGCTCtgctcacagagagagaaaagcagctaAAACTCTGGCCATTGTCATTGGTGTTTATTTGTTCTGCTGGCTGCCATATTTTACTACTGCAGCTCTTgaccctttttttaatttttggaccccagttgttgtttttgatgctttgttttggtttgcatATTTCAACTCGACTTGTAACCCTTTGATTTATGGATTTTTCTACCCTTGTTTTCAGAAGGCCTTTAAGATTCTCATATCCACTTATATCTGTGGCATCAAGCATTCTAACACATTGATATTTAAAAGAATACTGCTCTCACACTTATTTCAGGCATcacaataa
- the LOC109092302 gene encoding trace amine-associated receptor 3-like, whose translation MMTSNLTQTENMFLCFPLRPNSCPKLHRLTVVKVAMYAFFVLMILTTVFGNLLIIISISHFKQLQSPTHLIVRSLAASDCLLGSLVMPYSMVRSVEGCWYLGEFLCKVHTNLDMTFSMSSLLNLSLISVDRYWAICDPLRYKMRVTNNTVTVFIAFIWLFSFVYSFSVVFSGISAVGLEMVILQRYCVGSCVVLFNKEWSIICPVLIFFLPGTIMSSLYVKIFYVARKHAKVMSEKVTGGLKSQSSAHRERKAAKTLAIVMGVYLFCCLPYFTASVLDPFFNYWTPAVVFDALFWFAYFNTTCDPLIYGFFYPCFQKAFKILISTYFCGIKHLNTLIFE comes from the coding sequence ATGATGACTTCAAATTTGACTCAAACTGAGAATATGTTTCTCTGCTTTCCACTCCGGCCAAACTCCTGTCCAAAACTGCATCGTCTTACTGTTGTTAAAGTGGCAATGTATGCTTTCTTTGTGCTGATGATCCTCACAACAGTTTTTGGGAACTTGCTgatcatcatctccatctctcacttcaaaCAGCTTCAGTCTCCAACTCATCTGATCGTTCGTTCTCTGGCTGCCAGTGACTGTCTGCTGGGCTCTTTGGTCATGCCGTACAGCATGGTGCGATCTGTTGAAGGCTGCTGGTATCTGGGAGAATTCTTGTGTAAAGTTCATACTAATTTAGACATGACCTTCTCTATGTCCTCATTACTGAATCTCAGTTTAATATCTGTTGACAGGTACTGGGCCATTTGTGACCCTCTGAGGTACAAAATGAGGGTCACAAACAACACTGTGACTGTATTTATTGCCTTCATATGGCTGTTTTCATTTGTGTACAGTTTCTCTGTTGTGTTTTCAGGGATAAGTGCAGTTGGATTAGAGATGGTTATATTGCAGAGGTATTGTGTGGGAAGTTGTGTCGTGCTTTTTAACAAGGAGTGGAGTATTATATGTCCAGTTCTTATATTCTTCCTTCCCGGGACGATCATGAGCTCTCTATATGTAAAAATCTTCTATGTTGCACGAAAACATGCAAAAGTTATGTCAGAAAAAGTGACTGGAGGGTTGAAGAGCCAAAGCTCtgctcacagagagagaaaagcagctaAAACTCTGGCCATTGTCATGGgtgtttatttgttctgttgtCTGCCGTATTTTACAGCGTCTGTTCTTGACCCGTTTTTCAATTATTGGACCCCAGCTGTTGTTTTTgatgctttgttttggtttgcatATTTCAACACGACTTGTGACCCCTTGATTTATGGATTTTTCTACCCTTGTTTTCAGAAGGCCTTTAAGATTCTCATATCCACTTATTTCTGTGGCATCAAACATTTGAACAcattaatatttgaatga